One Brassica napus cultivar Da-Ae chromosome A1, Da-Ae, whole genome shotgun sequence genomic region harbors:
- the LOC106404170 gene encoding developmental protein SEPALLATA 2, whose amino-acid sequence MGRGRVELKRIENKINRQVTFAKRRNGLLKKAYELSVLCDAEVSLIVFSNRGKLYEFCSTSNMLKTLERYQKCSYGSVEVNNKPAKELENSYREYLKLKGRYENLQRQQRNLLGEDLGPLNSKELEQLERQLDGSLKQVRCIKTQYMLDQLTDLQGKEHILLDANRALSMKLEDMIGVRSHHIGGAWEGGDQHNVAYGHHQAQSQGLFQSLECDPTLQMGYNHPVCSEQMAVTAQGQSSQPGNNGYIPGWML is encoded by the exons atgGGAAGGGGAAGGGTAGAGCTAAAGAGGATCGAGAACAAGATTAACAGACAAGTCACGTTCGCTAAGCGTAGAAACGGTTTGCTGAAAAAAGCTTATGAGCTTTCAGTTCTCTGCGATGCTGAGGTTTCTCTCATCGTCTTCTCCAACCGTGGAAAGCTCTACGAGTTCTGCAGCACCTCCAA CATGCTCAAGACACTGGAAAGGTACCAGAAGTGTAGCTATGGTTCAGTTGAAGTCAACAACAAACCTGCCAAAGAACTCGAG AATAGCTACAGAGAGTATTTGAAGCTGAAAGGTAGATATGAAAATCTTCAACGTCAGCAGag AAATCTACTTGGAGAGGACCTTGGACCCCTGAACTCAAAGGAGCTAGAGCAGCTTGAGCGTCAACTAGACGGCTCTCTTAAGCAAGTTCGCTGCATCAAG ACACAGTATATGCTTGACCAGCTCACTGACCTCCAAGGCAAAGAGCATATCTTGCTTGACGCCAATCGTGCTTTGTCAATGAAG CTGGAAGATATGATAGGCGTGAGAAGTCACCATATAGGAGGGGCATGGGAAGGTGGCGATCAACATAATGTTGCCTATGGACATCATCAGGCTCAGTCTCAGGGACTATTCCAGTCTCTTGAATGTGATCCCACTTTGCAAATGGG ATACAACCATCCAGTGTGTTCAGAGCAAATGGCCGTAACTGCGCAAGGTCAGTCGTCCCAACCAGGAAACAACGGCTACATCCCTGGCTGGATGCTGTGA